The genomic segment gtaataatgttacgtaatgtgttactcccaacactgtctatGTTATAGCTAAATGTAGGCCTAGAAACAATCTGAGTCCAAAGGTGTCCATTATAGAGAGATTCCACTGTGATTCAAGCACCTTGTGTTGGTGCTGCCTAATATAATGGGTATTTAGTTGAACTACGGCATCTGTTTTAAATCCTTAACACCACAATGCTATGGatttaaaaacaacaacaacaaaaaacagttAGTTTAGAACTGTACTTTTGTATCTGGATCTAGTAGTAGAAATTTAAAATGGCATATACCACAATATCAAGTAACATCAGATCCTTACAAAATTTTACCTTTGTTCGAAATATTTGTTCGTCTTGTATGTCCATAGAATCTACAAATGTGCTAAACAGCAGCCATATGACTGGGTAActtttacttatttattttgtTCTCTTGATTGTATGTAGCCAGATAAAACAAATCCTTGTATACTATTACGTTTACTGTTTCATCTTTGATTGTATTCCCAGTGAGGATACTGATACAGATCTGGAGCAACAAGCATTACATCAAGTAGTTAAGAAATCCATGGAATCGTTATGGAAACTTGTACGTACCATTATTGTTTACGTGACCGAGCGTATACAATCTCATTGTACACATTGTGCTACAGATAAAGGAATCGGCTGCCTACAAGAACATGCAGTTGGAGCTGAAAAaggtgtgtgttgttattgtacaCTGTGTGTTGATAAATTATTTTGTGGCACTTGAAAGCAACATTAATATGTACATTTACAGGTGAATGGACAGTTGCAGAAATCAAGAGTGGAGTTACTTGCAAAAGGGAAAGAACGAAATCAAAAGCTAATGAGACTATCTACGCTGCGACAAAGAGCTGGAGATTTAGCAATGTGTGAACAAGTGAGTTAGggttaacttgtagagatacTTCTTAATTTGGTATGCTATCACAGGTGAAAACAACTAGGCAGGAAATTGTTGAACAGTTTAATGctttaaaacaaaatttaaccacTACTCCTGCACTATAATTGTACATATGACATGTTAAGCTATCtgtaataataatgtattattgTTGGTTTAAGTGCATGCATACTTGAACAAGCTGCAATAAAATAAGGTAACAACATGCATATACCCGCTCAATCATTGGTACATTTAAACTTGGTGAAATCTGCActaaagcagccaagctgtgacgTCATGTACAGCTTTCATAACAAGGATAGAATGGatgcaataatgttaatttcaatttttaaacataGCTTAGCcatcaccacctttgatttcacaattttttgcTGTGGATTTTTTGGGGCCACGCCATTTTTTTCAGTCACCTTTTTGTAGACTTGGTTTGTTGAACAAATATTCTATTAggataactgttctattagagtatctagattaCACATTATTGCATGTTGTGCTTCATTTTTTCCCataaaaagaaacaaaacaagggaggtcacctatgtACACCTAATACCAGTTAATTCCTATATACTTCAGTCACAGTGTTGtatgtttgtttacctttttttgTAATAACATTCTACCATCGATGAACCATTATGatcacataccacatcaaaggaaacagTAGCAGCTAGAGTTCATCatatatattataaactcttggtagcAGACACATTATGAATATTAATTGCATGCATACTTACTGACTATTCTATTGAAGTATCAAGTTCCATTTGTTATACATGGGTAGTCATGCATGTCTCTCTGGAGATCATGCCATGAAAGAAATGTTTGACTGTAAAACAAATGAGATTATACTCTCATTTAAACACATTGATGTAGTTAACAGCTGTCTCTTTCAAGAGTGATTGGCAAATGATACCTGCTCACTAATTGTGCTAAAATGCACAAGTAGTGCAAAGTAGGCAGGTATTCATATCAAAATTTAATGTAGCAATAACTACAACCAATTGCCTGAATATTATAAATTTGACACTACAGTTTTGGTATGAGGTCATCTATACCACACCACCAAGAAAGACAGCTCTTGGAGCCAACCTCTCCTGGTCCTCCTTCCCACTCATGTTATAGGGGCAGAGCAAGTTTCTCCGTTCCCTGAAAGGTAAGGGATGCCCCACCACCCTTTCGGGAAGAGATTGCCAGATGTGATCAGATTGTAACATGTACAATGAGTTATGCAGCAATTAAGAAGATATGTTGGCTTCAACTACAGTCAATTAACCTGCATGAAGGGAAGTACAACAGTGCTAGAATTTCTCTATCATCTGATTTGAAGCACATAAACATTTTACATCTCCTATAAACTGTATTATACATCAATGTTGTttacaaaacagaaaattgtGATCACTTAGCTATAATACAGCAATACCGAATAGCTATAAATGAATATAAGTTTTAAACAAATTAGTTAGGTGAATCATTGTTCAAGTACCCAATGCTGCAGCTTCTACCAGAGTTGGAACATAGTGAATGGATGATATTATTTCTAAATAAATCTTCTAACTACAgaacattttgaaaattgtccaATGCTTTCTATCAAGTCTGACATAGTGCTGCCAGATCTTATGAATGCTGCGCCTTTTGCTGCTACCTCTATGTTGACCAGTACTCCAATAAATCCATTTATGAGAGAATCTATTGACAAGTGTATTACATCAGATCGATCAATGTGCATCTTGCTGACATTGCTGGTGACAATTTTCCTTTCATAAATATCAGTCaccattttgtgcactttttcaaaGTCTGATATGAAGTAAACCTGATAGCTTTTCCCTAAAATACTTGCTATCATTAAACCACATCTAAAATATGGTAAAGGATTTATAGGGCCTTTCAAATGGTCATCACCAGTAATAGCTTGAGTCCGATAGTGAGCTGACACATACTTCCCAGGAATTAGTTGAAGTTCTTGCATTTCTTTATTTATTGCATCAATAACTCGCTTATCATATGTAAACAAATACTTAGAGACACAACCATAAGAGAACACATTGTCATTTTGGCTTATACCAAACACATCATGAAATTGTTTAGTCAATTTACCATTAAATACTCTAAAATACCAGGAAAATCCAAGATTAGTACGAACTGTAATCATATCAGTATTCAAGTCATACAGTGCCTCCAAAAAAGTTGCCCAATGGTTCTGAAGGTTTCCCCAGTCTATTAATTCAACATGTTGAATACTGTTAATTGTAGTGGGTACATAGTTCCACTGAATAGCATTGGGATGTAGTAATATATTAATATCAAATTGATGTTTCATTTCTATTAATAGAGTTCTGTTACTAAGAATAGCAAGCATTAGTGCCACTGTTATTCCTTGTATTCTGTTTCCATAACCACCACATCGAGAATTACAAACGTACTTTAAGAACCTTCCTTCTCTTTGTTGGGTCACCACTTGTTTGTGATACTCAGCATAATGAGTAAAAGCAGAAGACAACACTTGACAGGTTGGTCTTGTAAAATCATTACAAGGAGGGTATTGACATAAATCTGTAAGAAGGAAAAGAAGAAAATTTGAACTAGTTATATACTTATGCACAAGTATATATTTCTACTATAGGAAGTGAATGCACTTTATATGATAATCTTCCTCTAATAACATTCCTTCCTACTTCCAAAGATTGGAGATCACTGATATTAGTGTCGACCAGTTGCAGAAGACTGTAGTGCTTAGGAATTTGCCAACACATTAATTCATTACTCTCTATATAGTTCAAGTTGGAACTCAAGCATTGTAACCCCTTAACTCTGCATATATATGTTACAGtgaattatataataataattcattacacacaaaataattcatCCATGACATTAGCCCATTACGTGCATACTTGGTAAGCAGGCTAGATTTGTAGTGACAGTCTCTCCTAGAATTTGCAGAAATAGTGACTGCAAGCTATGTGTTCATCACTTTTGTCCTTAATAATGAAGTTTTCCAATTGACATCGCCATTTCTGGTGACTCATGTCTCTCACACAAGAAAGACACACTAACTTAAAGATTGAAGCTGTTCACATGTGGAAGTGTAAAAAGGTATCAGTCATTTCTATAATTATTGGGGCATTAGGAACTATTTCTATACTGACATGTTTTAGAGAAACTCAACTTACCGTCTAGTTTGATACAAACATTTCAAGTCAGGTTTGGACATTAACACCTTAATGATGATTTCATTTATTTTGCTACTATAGCTACCTACACCTCTTGGTTAGAACCAGGTTATTTGTTTACCAGCATTTGTGTACACTGTTAATGAATAATACCCTCTCTGTTGTGCAGGGGTGTCAGAgaaaaagtgaaagtggtaaggcttaATCCAAGGCAGCTAGTctaggaggtctgggggcaAGCTCCCAAAGAAATTTAAAGTCACATTTTGAAATGTTATTGGAGGCAATTTTGGTGTATGCATATACCTAATGGTGCAAGGTgctactgagctagctacctgacAAGTAGCTATTTAGTATCAGGGATAAAACTGGACACTgacaaaaagcacctctgttaTACTGTTTAAATCTTAAACTTTACCATTTGAGTTTATTAAGATAATCCGTAAGGAATGCAGAGAatttaaggggcccagggcagagttaaagtggggccctatATATTTAATTTTACACACATGATTGGTCATGCTTAAGTTTGAACATTCCGTATATGCACACACAGCATGGAaacatgctctatctaggggagtctgggggcatgcctcccagaaaagttttgaaacaaCAGTGCAATGAGATTGAAATTTTAAGGGTATTTCAGGGACTCACATTCAAGAAGATTCATAAAGCTATAAATGTTAGAGCTAATTACTGCAGCTATACAGCTATGTTTGTAACTAGGATGTTGCTTTACTACTAGATTTAATATATGGTGTACTGTATCTTTGCTTTTCGCCAGACCAGCACCTGCACAAAATTAAATCATTATCATGCAGCTTTAGGTAGCTATAAGCtatagtacattaattataattgcataattataagtgcccctgggacgAAGCTAGTGCTAGATAAAGCTACCTGAAATGAGAACAGACATAGAGACACATACAGACATCTGTAAACAATAGTTAtcccactggtataggaaccatgaatccactgttacaaatggaatgacttacaatcaaacattataactacaaatGTGCACATGGATTCATTTTGTATGCCCAAGTGATAAAATaatggagttctatatctttaacactgcacaccaaagctatagcagtataagtcATGCTCAGTTTGCATGTGATGTTAAAATATCTGAAAAAACTCCactaatgaagttccttaacattacatgcatgttctattacagtacacctgactgctctattagagtatatacctgattgctctattagacgAGCTCATGTTagctctgtaaatccttccctaagagatgaatgtaagctttataaattgttgtgctgtgtcaTACACACTTCAGGCTTCAGTTGTCACAGTTAATAGGCACAATGCCATATAAGCACCTATGTATTCATAGGCACACAGTCGATCCCTTTATATGAATCATGGCTCCTGCATATGATGCCAGCTGTTAGGCACCAAGACAAAGTGCTACTTTTGAATATTGAAGACGTGGGTGGACACTAAGGCATGCGTGtatgttataatattataatgttttTAAATTCAGTTTTGAACCTGCATagcctggggcccctttcagactggggcctggggcaaaatgccccagttgctcCCCCTTTTGGGCAGCCCCGAAGGAATGTTTTCAAAGTAGTTATAATCTGTAAGGAATATTTCCAAAGTAGTTAACCAACttggtaattatttttagagccATTTAATACAGATGAAGTTGTTCTGGGTGAATGATAGGTTGGATAAATGTTCTTTATGTCAATTATTACCATTAAATAAATGTAGTGGCTATTCATCTAGTTCCAGACGCTGACTTATACAGGCTATTTGTCTGGCACTCACCCaagtatcaagcacactagttgtatgatgTTTTTGGTGAGttgaggcaagctagggttggagcgagcaAAGCAAGCATCCCAGCAAAGCCAGGCCAACCCTAGAtcacctcaaactcaccaaaaacttaccttcatacagacagtaaaGAAATCATTATGCATAACAGAGAAACTTAAGGTTAGCATTAGGGTTAACATCAACTTTGATTTCTTCATCCGGTCTTCTAATTATATACAGGTTACTAATATACAGGTTACTAATTGTTGAGCAAATTCACGGGCATATATCTGCTTTTCTTTACTCAATTGCTTATGTATCATCAAACTTACTCCACCCAGATCTCCTAGCTCAAGCACtccaccatggaaaatacgacTGACAAATAAAACTAAACAGCTCAGAAAAGAGGTGAGTCAACTTGAGTCTGCCAATGATACCCCCCTTCCAGTGTATGTGAGAGGCTTATACAAAGGTAGCCACTAAACAAAAGAAAGGGTGAGCTGCTGATGTAGATGTGATTCTCCATTACTTTCTTAACCACTTTGAGTTGTATTGTACAATTTGTGGCATGTTCTTCTCAAGAGGCACACATATGTGTCATTCATTAGCAACTTGTTCCTACAAAATTCTGATTGTATAGTACGGCTGGaacgaatgtacaaatacatcctcTGAAGCTCTTTTTGAAAATTTTACCGAAGCTTTGTTACAAATGTCATGCCAACAATTAATGAACACAATTGATGGTTATTAGGGGTACTGTagtacaaactcctacactttgttatagctccaACTATAACTACACCAAAAGTACATaaatggcagcttccacaaggagtatccatggtaacgaaGCTTTGGTGAGGTAAAGCTGCATCTGAACATTATGAAACTGAACGAAGCTTTGAACTATTTGTCTCGGCCCTATTGCATAGCAGTAATATTACATTAAAAAGTAGAATTATTGCAGATCTGAATGGACATCCTTTGGCATACAGTTGTGACTAGATGCCAATCTGTAAGACTGTAACGATGACTGACTGCTTCATTAGGGTAttaatttgtttgttttacgaGAGCAAAAAGTCAACCTTTTAATTAAGTCCAAATAATGACTCATTTTATTCAGGTATTTACAAAAGACCAtaatttttttaccataattatgtacaaattttcaagggaagTAATTTGATTTGGCTGTCTGCAAAAATTTTGTCCtcaaaaattaatgattatGGTTCATTGCTATAATCCTCAAAAATAAAACTACAAAAATCCTAAAAATTGTTAATCCATGAAAATGACATGCCTCAAAATTTCATACGTATATggtacttttttttcttttcttgaATGATTCCTTTCTTGTGTAATTTTTCTGGGGTGCAGCAGTAATTTACAAAAGAGGAATTCCATATAAACTAATACAACCCTCTGTATAGTCAGTCCACCACTGATTAACAACCATGTCACAATACTTACCAGGACATTGACTCAGAGAGATGCACTCATTACGATGCTTGTTCAGCACTTTTGAAATAGGACATCCACAGCCATTGATGGAGCAAAATTCAGTACAACCAAAAAATTCCAGTGAACAAGTGGATGTACAGCTGGGATGTGGAGCACAAATACGCCTCACTTGACCCTTCAGAGGACAGGCTAGAGTAATAGAAATTACAAATGCTACAGAATGTGATTGGAAACATTACTCTGATAACTGCTATACACAAATGTTATATTTTATATAAATAGATACCCTGAATTATGATCAATAATGAAGACACTTATCCATCACACAGAAGCACATGTTATGATTGATCCACTACACtgcatacaaacaaacatgcttGAACActacacaccaacacacacacacacacacacacacacacacacacacacacacacacactacacaaatgcACACACCATACatacacgcgcacacacatgcatacacacacacactacacaaatgtacacatcacacatacacacacacacacatgcatacacacgcacacagacaCACGCACATACGCACCCACACACGTACACGCACATGCACGCCCACACCAATGctgcacactacatacacacatacatacgtacacacatacatatactcACGAGGATAGTTCCTCTCAACAGGTGGCAATTGTATTGCTGTTGTTATAGTGCCATAACACTCCCACCACACAGCTAATCCAATAGCACAAATAAGAACAGTAAAGATAAACACATATTGTGTGTAAGTGATCGGGTTACTGGACATTTGGAGATAGCGAAGCACAGTGCTAGCCCTGTAATCTTGAACAGTCTGTAAGAACAAAATATACAAGTCTTTAAATTATACTACCTTTACCATGCTGTATCACAACTTAGTAAGCTGTATCACAACTAAGTAATCAGTTATCATGGCATGCCTGGAATGAGTCACCAAGTTAATTCCTACTTTAGCCAAGCTGGCTTGCATTACAAGTGATGATCTCCTTGCATAAGCTATTGCAACAATTCCTACTAGTTTGTAACCTTCCTTGCACACACTTGTCACGTTAAAAGTAGCTACACACAATTAATGCACTGAGGCATTAACAGTCAGCACAGGAGATATTAATAAGTGGCCGCTTGCTATTTATAATTTTATGCAGTGAGTTTTAAACATGATTGTGTCACAGATGATACAATGTCCTTAAAGGAGGTGTGATAGCATAGTTGCATTCTCCTAAAACTATTTGGTATAAAAAAATGCCTAAAATTACCTTGGCTACGCTCTGATTTACACATTTTGCTAATTTCAATTTTGAACTGCACTTGCTAAAGCTGCATTTGAATCTGGTGCCACCTTCACTTTACAATTACGACAGCTTTTGTACTTCTCAATTGTAATAACAGTCACCACTTCTCCTTTAATAACTTTGGATGGTCCTGTGGTTGCAGTAGGCCCTTGGTCATCAATGACCTTGGCTTCTTGTTCTTCCGTGGACATTGCAGCATGCCTAGCTCTGTCAGAATCCCTGCATCTAGTCAATCTATATACAGCACCATTATAAAATTAAATGtcataattgtttattgtgtactgCACCTTGCTTGTCTTTGCTCATCAGTTTCTTGGGCCGTTCTTAGactatttttttttctttaataAAACAACATAAAATGGAAATATATACAGTCAGTCAGATACTTAAAGCCTGGTTTCACTAACTGCCAAGGAGATATCACCAGCAGCCAGCTGTGGTTTGCCAGATGAAGAACATCCACCTCTCAAGCAGCCCAGCTGTTGAAAAAAGCCTTTCACTTGCAGCTAAAATTGACCTGACTACTCTAGACATGTGTTTGAATCTAAGCTCATTCATCTTCCACCATTGCAAGGGATTTGTATTCCTGGAAACCTCTTTCTCACCAAAATGTTGGCTGATTTCATCTTCACAGTTATCACTAGGATCAGTTATCACTAGGATCACCATCTCCTTCAACAAGAAGGATGTCAATTTGTCTTATTCTTACATGGCGACTGAACTGGTGCAACATGTAACTTGAAGTACTTGGATGACAAACTGAAGGGTGACATTAGGCTTTGAGATTACAAGACTTGTGAAAGAGTCAGCAGACTTGGTCCACGAAACCTTTGATCAATAGCACTTGCAAGTTCAGTATTTAAATAGTCAAGCCCCCATATTCGTCGTAAGGCAGCAGAAGCCTTTGTTTTGAACTCCTTAATGCAGGAGGAATCATCATCATTGACTTCCCAGTCCATGTACAATTGGCAACACACCAGAAATCAATACATTATTTTCTTCACTAAGGAGCACTGTAGCAACCTCTAGATGCTCAAATACTTTTGACATATCCTCCAGAAAATTACCCAGTGTGCTGGTGACAACTCCAAATATTGATA from the Dysidea avara chromosome 13, odDysAvar1.4, whole genome shotgun sequence genome contains:
- the LOC136243334 gene encoding uncharacterized protein (The sequence of the model RefSeq protein was modified relative to this genomic sequence to represent the inferred CDS: added 21 bases not found in genome assembly); translation: MYAGSIRTVQDYRASTVLRYLQMSSNPITYTQYVFIFTVLICAIGLAVWWECYGTITTAIQLPPVERNYPPCPLKGQVRRICAPHPSCTSTCSLEFFGCTEFCSINGCGCPISKVLNKHRNECISLSQCPDLCQYPPCNDFTRPTCQVLSSAFTHYAEYHKQVVTQQREGRFLKYVCNSRCGGYGNRIQGITVALMLAILSNRTLLIEMKHQFDINILLHPNAIQWNYVPTTINSIQHVELIDWGNLQNHWATFLEALYDLNTDMITVRTNLGFSWYFRVFNGKLTKQFHDVFGISQNDNVFSYGCVSKYLFTYDKRVIDAINKEMQELQLIPGKYVSAHYRTQAITGDDHLKGPINPLPYFRCGLMIASILGKSYQVYFISDFEKVHKMVTDIYERKIVTSNVSKMHIDRSDVIHLSIDSLINGFIGVLVNIEVAAKGAAFIRSGSTMSDLIESIGQFSKCSVVRRFI